The proteins below are encoded in one region of Mauremys reevesii isolate NIE-2019 linkage group 15, ASM1616193v1, whole genome shotgun sequence:
- the LOC120383971 gene encoding myb/SANT-like DNA-binding domain-containing protein 1 isoform X2: MRGPRAKRSPAWSRQEMLDLLGLWGEEAVQAQLQSSRRNAEVYEKISQGMVEKGYQRDLLQCRVKAKELRLAYQKAREANGHSGAALQTCPFYKELHAILCNDPTPKKESSEESESQGSARSAAWGSPSTPSAGLFQIRRRPKRTRDDVPHETMNASGRAHTEPRTAVSETMDVMSRAQTKETERHMQQEVLGILKEQTDILRRLLDLQERYFKSQLPLRLLQNNTLTSPYFPSPPRTHSTWRRDPMQYPFCSVPGEGAWNPSRPFTDV, translated from the exons ATGCGGGGTCCACGCGCCAAACGCTCTCCTGCCTGGAGTAGGCAGGAGATGTTGGATCTCCTTggcctgtggggagaggaggctgtgcaggcccAGCTCCAGTCCAGCCGTAGAAATGCAGAGGTCTATGAGAAGATCTCTCAGGGCATGGTGGAGAAGGGCTACCAGAGGGACCTGCTGCAGTGTCGCGTGAAAGCAAAGGAGCTGCGGCTcgcgtaccagaaggcaagggaggcgaACGGTCACTCTGGTGCAGCACTGCAGACGTGCCcgttttacaaagagctgcatgctaTCCTCTGCAATGACCCCACCCCCAAGAAGGAGTCTTCGGAGGAGTCAGAGTCCCAGGGCAGTG CCAGGAGCGCGGCCTGGGGCTCTCCCTCCACGCCGTCGGCGGGGCTCTTCCAGATAAGACGAAGGCCAAAGAGAACACGCGATGATGTGCCGCATGAGACAATGAACGCCTCTGGGAGGGCGCACACCGAGCCGAGGACCGCCGTCTCGGAAACAATGGACGTTATGAGCCGGGCGCAAACCAAGGAGACTGAGCGTCACAtgcagcaggaggtgctggggattcTGAAGGAACAAACAGACATTTTGAGGCGTCTGCTTGACCTTCAGGAGCGATACTTTAAGTCTCAACTCCCTCTGCGGCTCCTCCAGAACAACACTCTAACATCGccctatttcccctccccccctcgcaCACATTCCACTTGGCGGAGGGACCCGATGCAGTATCCCTTCTGCTCAGTCCCCGGGGAGGGTGCGTGGAATCCCAGCCGCCCGTTCACTGACGTGTGA
- the LOC120383971 gene encoding zinc finger protein with KRAB and SCAN domains 2-like isoform X1, with product MRGPRAKRSPAWSRQEMLDLLGLWGEEAVQAQLQSSRRNAEVYEKISQGMVEKGYQRDLLQCRVKAKELRLAYQKAREANGHSGAALQTCPFYKELHAILCNDPTPKKESSEESESQGSGELELLDEEEEETNGRQASGGSVVPGRQELFVTPEQSSQLQHCSMADRDAGEGTSARSAAWGSPSTPSAGLFQIRRRPKRTRDDVPHETMNASGRAHTEPRTAVSETMDVMSRAQTKETERHMQQEVLGILKEQTDILRRLLDLQERYFKSQLPLRLLQNNTLTSPYFPSPPRTHSTWRRDPMQYPFCSVPGEGAWNPSRPFTDV from the exons ATGCGGGGTCCACGCGCCAAACGCTCTCCTGCCTGGAGTAGGCAGGAGATGTTGGATCTCCTTggcctgtggggagaggaggctgtgcaggcccAGCTCCAGTCCAGCCGTAGAAATGCAGAGGTCTATGAGAAGATCTCTCAGGGCATGGTGGAGAAGGGCTACCAGAGGGACCTGCTGCAGTGTCGCGTGAAAGCAAAGGAGCTGCGGCTcgcgtaccagaaggcaagggaggcgaACGGTCACTCTGGTGCAGCACTGCAGACGTGCCcgttttacaaagagctgcatgctaTCCTCTGCAATGACCCCACCCCCAAGAAGGAGTCTTCGGAGGAGTCAGAGTCCCAGGGCAGTGGTGAGTTGGAGCTgctggatgaggaagaggaggagacgaATGGGAGACAGGCGAGCGGGGGATCCGTTGTCCCGGGGAGACAGGAGCTGTTTGTAACCCCGGAGCAGTCCAGCcagttgcagcactgcagcatggCTGACCGTGATGCTGGGGAGGGTACCTCTG CCAGGAGCGCGGCCTGGGGCTCTCCCTCCACGCCGTCGGCGGGGCTCTTCCAGATAAGACGAAGGCCAAAGAGAACACGCGATGATGTGCCGCATGAGACAATGAACGCCTCTGGGAGGGCGCACACCGAGCCGAGGACCGCCGTCTCGGAAACAATGGACGTTATGAGCCGGGCGCAAACCAAGGAGACTGAGCGTCACAtgcagcaggaggtgctggggattcTGAAGGAACAAACAGACATTTTGAGGCGTCTGCTTGACCTTCAGGAGCGATACTTTAAGTCTCAACTCCCTCTGCGGCTCCTCCAGAACAACACTCTAACATCGccctatttcccctccccccctcgcaCACATTCCACTTGGCGGAGGGACCCGATGCAGTATCCCTTCTGCTCAGTCCCCGGGGAGGGTGCGTGGAATCCCAGCCGCCCGTTCACTGACGTGTGA